The following coding sequences are from one Ornithodoros turicata isolate Travis chromosome 1, ASM3712646v1, whole genome shotgun sequence window:
- the LOC135379177 gene encoding uncharacterized protein LOC135379177 gives MIAVFPLDYMHLLCLGVMKRLMHIWTGRKYGRAKLTTEQQCILSERLNSYRKDFPASFQRKPRGIEELDRWKATEFRTFLLYTGPVALKQLLPDKLYHHFLLIHVAARILAAPNLHRVHNEYADKLLRYFVQEMGVLYGTTHLVYNVHSLIHLARDCLNHGPLDSFSAFCFESFLGKLKRKLRTTSCPLSQMSRRVSEVKHTTEYATRTKVETVKQGFSYILEGNTVVRVSEVLASQVRVTVFSNKRDFFTYPMKSSTMNIFRVENRSTSCVRTMQLSALMKGKLCVLLSYKCEHVALPLLH, from the coding sequence ATGATTGCAGTCTTTCCACTGGACTATATGCATCTGCTGTGCTTGGGGGTGATGAAAAGACTTATGCATATTTGGACAGGAAGAAAATACGGTAGAGCAAAGCTGACTACTGAACAGCAGTGCATTCTAAGTGAGAGGCTAAATTCCTACCGCAAGGATTTTCCTGCTTCGTTTCAAAGGAAGCCGAGAGGCATCGAAGAGCTTGACAGGTGGAAAGCCACAGAGTTTCGCACCTTTTTGTTGTACACGGGACCAGTGGCTTTAAAGCAGTTGTTGCCTGACAAGCTTTACCACCATTTTCTTCTCATCCATGTAGCAGCAAGGATACTAGCTGCACCTAATTTACACAGGGTGCACAACGAGTATGCGGACAAGCTGTTACGATACTTTGTTCAAGAAATGGGTGTACTTTATGGCACAACGCACCTTGTCTACAACGTTCATTCCCTCATTCATCTAGCAAGAGACTGTCTAAATCATGGCCCCCTTGATTCCTTCAGCGCTTTTTGCTTTGAGTCGTTCTTAGGGAAGCTAAAAAGAAAGCTGCGAACAACAAGCTGTCCCTTGTCACAGATGAGCCGACGAGTTTCAGAGGTGAAGCACACAACAGAATATGCTACTAGAACTAAAGTGGAAACTGTCAAACAAGGTTTTTCGTACATCCTGGAAGGCAACACTGTTGTGCGTGTCAGTGAGGTACTAGCATCACAGGTTCGTGTTACTGTGTTCTCAAACAAGAGAGACTTTTTCACCTACCCCATGAAATCATCTACTATGAATATCTTTCGTGTTGAGAACCGAAGCACTAGCTGTGTACGGACCATGCAGCTGAGTGCCCTCATGAAGGGAAAGCTGTGTGTGCTTCTCAGTTACAAGTGTGAGCACGTTGCTCTACCCTTGCTGCACTAA